From the genome of Mya arenaria isolate MELC-2E11 chromosome 5, ASM2691426v1:
tccattaatagtatttaaaccagttttgttgttttattctgttgttgttttttgttttgtttttcacagGTGCGAGCTATCCAAGGCCGCATGCGCAAAGACAGATCTGTCCATACAGTCGGAGCTCTCACACTGCACAATTCTCGGACGCTAAAGTTGAACGCCTACTCGTATGTCTAGTTTTGCTTGCATGCGTTGTACGAAGATGAAATATATGAAGTAATTTATATGGGACATAatagttgttaaatgttttgaatgttagaactgaacagaacagaacaatcttttttttctcCAGATGACCGAAGGCTAATGTTACTCTCGAGTAATTGTCTTGTGATCTcatatttgaaatcaattttataattaacaagagctgtttCAGAGGAAGCGCGCTCGACTTTTTCGCGGCTAATACGTTTAAGGCTTGCAAAATGTTAGCGAAACGTATATCGAGCATTAAAAactcattctcattcatcagaggtttgataatgataaatctaacgcaTAATTAcatcgctctggtgtacgaaaatgtgtacaattagattatttgcaaaacttacatcaataaaaaaaataaagggtcaaaatttgaattatatgcaagatagagttatcacATTTGATTGTGTAAAGTTACAATGTACTATATGAAGTAGTTGCAGAGTTATTGACTtgtatgtgcttacatgcaaaaccttaaccaaaattacTCAGTTGAACAAGGGAGggaaaatttgaattatatgcAAGATATCTTATTTGATTACTTAAGAATGTTGCATGGTCGGGATCtcttgtataaagtttcaatgcaatacatgatgtatttggcGAGTTATTGTCTAatatgtggttacatgcaaatcCTTAACTAGattttctaagtcaaataataaagggccataattagTATTATATGTTAAATAGAGTGACATAACTTGATAATTTAAGCAAGTCGGACGGTTCAGTACCGTTGTATacagtatcaatgcaatacttcaaggatttgctgatatattaactgaTGTGTGCTAAAACCTTtgccagaatttttaagtcgaataataatgccgataatttgcattattttcaagtaaatgttatctgttttcattaataaaaaaggtttgataGTTGGGAACACGTACCTAAAGTTTCTATGCAATACACCCTTTCAATTATACcgtgttttaaattatttgccCTTTGATGACGTCACGAGGGGATAGCCGATAATAGAGCGCTATTTATGCGAGATGATCAATTTTTAGCGGTGGAATGCGTTGTAAGGTTAAGAACAGATTTGAtgcctttttaaatatattaatttgtttatgtaGGAAACATTCCTTGTATAAATTAACCGAAATAGCCGCGCTTTGAAGCAAATAATCGGTTTGTCACATATGTTCGCGACTTCCTTGAATGCTGAGAAAACCTATAATAtgtaataaaggcccataatttgcgtTATATTCATAACAGTGTTATCTCCCTTCATTAAACCAGTAGGTTGGAAACACATAtgttaagtttcaatgcaatacatgatgtatttgttGAGACAATGACTTGAATGTTGGTACATGTGAGACGTTAATTTATGTGTGACGCGGACGCCGacgctagggtgagtagtatagctctccgaatatttcgaatagtcgagctaaaaaccgAATATTGATAAGAAAATTTGAACCAGTCCCAGTTAAAGGGTCAAGCTTCATCATATAATGCTCGGTTGTAATTCTGTACGCAATAAATCGGTATGAAGAGTAGCAACTGGACAACAAGAACAATTACTCATCAGTAAAAACAACATAGATGACACAAGGGggttcataaaacaaaatatattaacaatcgAGAATCAGACCAAATTGCCAAATATCTAGTGAAATACTAAAAAAGCAAACGCACTTTAAAACGGTTTTATTTTcgaacaaaataacaatatatttatatatgtttataattatttcacaaGTTGTTAAAGTTATTTAGCCTTTTAAACCATTCACAATCGACAAACTAATTACCAGTGTCTAAATATAATGCCCCTTTTCTGCCTTATTTATCATCTTCAAACAGTGTTCAAATCAGTTGACAGCTGAAACTTAAGAGtcaagaaacttaaacaattctGAATTTACATGGTGACACTATGTAAAAAGCAACTTGTCTGGATAATACACCCCTACAACAACCAAGGATACCCTGGCCTTCTTTCCATAacaaatgtcaatatttcacagcctttaagtaaatattgtataacttatataaaaaatcaaaaaggtCATTAccaaaaaaagaacaacagaTACCCgatgcaaaacaaatgttttacagagataataactaaaatactaaatattGTGTGCGCTAGTTTGTTTGCTGTTTCTCGATATAGGTTATACtatttaattatatactgaaataatgttaaagtaGATGGCGTGTTTTCATTGAAGTTGCATATTattctgtcatttggttcttcCACCTGATACACTTCACTCGTTGATTATCAAGTTTATCACAAATGGATTTATGCCGCTGATAACGAGAAGGGAACTCTCCATGTAAGTATCTTCCCGTGTTATTCAAGCGAGAAAGACGCGCCCCAACCTCTGGGAGTCGGTAAATCAAGCTTTCCAAACCGTCGCCTAGCGCTGTTCGCACGACATTGGCCAATCTGATTTGTTCGTGTTTTCTCAACTTCCCCGCAAATACGTCCAAACCCGTGAGAATAAAGTGTGGACAAACACCCGCCTTAAGAAAGCGGTAGAGCGTTATGATACAGCTGTGAATGCACTTGATCAAGTTTTCTTCATTCCAAAGATCATCCGGAGTCTGTTCGACGGTACGAAAAAGAACGGTCTTCAGATGAAAACTTGTTAAATTGCCGCCAACCAATGGTTTGAATATCGTCTctttaatcattttcaaaacaacgTAACATTTAACATGCACATTTCTGAGacttaaaaacaacattctCTCAATGAGGTTGGGAGCGAACCTCCACTCTAGACCTTGCGTTGGGCTATCAGGGTGGCCAGCGGGTATGATGAACCAGTCAATGGTTTTCGCCTCCTCGAGCATAGCCAGAGTAGGCCAGTGGCCAGGCCGACGTCTGTCAATCCATGTCATACACGTGTCTGGTACAGAACGGCATTTGTTCCATGGAACAAAATCTAGCTCTCGACACCATCCTTTGGAAGGTCCAGTTTTTCGAAGCATCAAACCAACATTTTCATAAATTCTTGCGAATTCGTGATCAAGGTAGGTGTTAAGTAATAGAATTCGCCCTCGGTCATCTACGTGACAGTACCTAGCGACACCCGGGGGCGTATTATCAACATTCCTGATAGGAAGTGGCTTGTCATCGCGAATAAGCTGTACGACGCAGTGCTGAGGCGGGAGGTAAGATGGCTGTAGAATGCGCCTATTGTCCCGCCCGTTCTCCCAGTCTGCCCAATCCCTCCAAACTGAAACGTCTCTGTTACAAGAAAGGATATCCACGTCCGAGGCCGTCCCCGGGATAACGCTTCCTTCCCGTTGACTTCCGACATAGAAATGTTTGAAGTTCCAGCCACGTGCTTCTGACACTTCGTTGTTCAacttttccattaatgcatatGTCTCTCTGCGCATGTCCACAATGTTCTTGCTGATTCCGATATCATCTAGCACACGTGAAAGTCGTAAAGACGAACGATATATAACGTCATTAACATCGGCACGTAACATCtttgacaataaacaaatattgatttgacttgacttggtatataaatagttcattaGATTGTGCAGTCAGCGGTATTTTCAATAATCCTGCCACTATTTAAAGTGAGTTCATAGTATCCTCTGATTTGCAAGTACGTAGAATGAACAAATACAACTACGTATTCCTCATTGATATTCACACGTATCAAGATTGTAAATACCAAgcaatctttttatcagtatAAAATCATACGTGCTGACTTTTTTACACTTATAGGAACCCAATGTTTAAAAGTACGCGAGCGAAGCTCATACAATCCGTTGTAGTTTTTGCCAGTTTTTCAAGTCTTACTTCCACATTTTGAATATGAATCAGTTGATAACACGCCTTTATGTTATAAGTAAACTTGCACACAAATTTAATCACATTGTTTATAAACCTACGCGGAAAATTACGAAATCCACAAATCACTCAAGTATGTACTTTCGTTTTCCATATACCTCTCATTAAAACGCGTGTTATCGTTCTCACCGATAAATGTTTACTCATTGTTTAAATGGACTCTTTCAGGCTCATAAGGGTCAAACATCAGACGAAGCATTttcatgttaaagctgcactctcacagatttatcgttttggaaaaaaaaaattgtcttggaatgagcaaatgtttgcgtaaaaaATTAGTGCGATAAGACAGcctttcatatttaagttaaaacattgatggtTTATGcgttttttcttaaactgttagtaacgcttttagccatacaatatttattttcgaacagaaatatgaaaatctgcgacctgatcttttgtcagcagtcttatatcaccggtGTGCAGATAGTTACGataaaatttgctcattccaaaacaaaaaaataaaataaagtctaaacggtaaatctgtgagagtgcagctttaaataagaGCTTGATTGTTTAGAATAATTTAAACCGTTTAAGACTATTTAAACACATCATAGaatatgctttattttgctGACAAGCATTATTCACGCTATTAAAAATTTAATGACCTTAGGATTAGATTTAAAAATTTATTAATGATTGgtcgttttaacaactttttttatttatttttttgtcttggaatgagacaaaatttaattttgagtaaatgtctgaaaaccagtgatataagactgctgttaaaagatcagatcgcagtatTTAATATCTGGTTTATAGCTGAAAGCGTTACAAACGCTTTAATAAAGCCGAGTTTTCCGCAGTTTTACAAACTTTTgtgatctgttctattgtgagttatttCATaagactgaattgaaggcatcgATGCCAGATTCAGCTgcttctaaaacaaaacaaaacatatatataatgtcaaaactttcaatctgtgagaaggCAGCTTTAAATGAGAATCCGCCAGTGATGTGTCGTGATTGTTCATAAAAAAGTAGATAAATAAAGTCTAACCCCGTTCACTCGAACTCCCAGTGACCAGCGAAagacctcgagcctcggaaacttcgagccaagcgggaatgtttaccttcTGTATTCtaaagaaattggtcctttCATCTAGTTTGAGCCAATTAAGAATTCGAGCGaggcgagttcgagccaactggTTTCGGCTGTATACTGGAACCGAACTGAcagattattatttaaactcaAATTTGTAAACCTGAACTTAGCCTGACCTAGACATAAAAGCATAATAGCGTCGACAAATTTAAAAGTGTGTTAAATTCATCTTGATCATTTTGAAATGTAGAAAAATTTCGATGTAGTAATAAGTTGTGTTTGTTACACCGCTAAAACtcatcattcggaactcctcaaCCATTtccgataaaaaaaaaaacggatgTATATATACggtttacaaagtcagaaatctttacagtttaactacgctgcaagtagatcgcgttattattaatatatttaagaatttacgaacttcttctactggcatacatccgaggttgtttttgatggaaaatggccgagaagttaaATAAAAACTCAAATTCCTAAGCAGCCATACTATAACTGGGAGGCCGTTTcgtctttttattttattatttgcaattgctatagttatttatttattatctagCTATAGTACTAAGacaagtatttcaatatttttaaaagtattttatgttgGATTATTTCAGAACTGTAGCTAATAACACTAGCAGAAAGCATGCAATTTtgtatgaaagtgtttttttccgGACGTGAAGTTGGACACCTCTTAAGACATACttgatacattgtattttatacTTCTAAGTGGTCGCCATTCTATCAGTTCATGTACAAGAAACAGACCATAAAGTATTGGTGAAATGTttttagtatgtacttacatgATTAAATGGTTTGATGCAATGCAGTCTCATAATCATTCATTTTCTGTAAGAACATACTAATAACTAGTGATAGGCCGATGATcgccgataatcgattatatcgGCAGCCATTCGTAACTCGGCGATCGGCGACCTCATCGTTCCATAATCgaataatcgaaaaaaaaagtttgcttgAATCCAGTAAATTTCCAACTTTATATAGCGCAGTAACTTAGagctaagggaagtaaccgctacattgagtttcaacagtactttcatttagttttactttgcgTTCAAATCGCTTAATGATTGCGGACGGCCAGgggcattcggagctcctcggccattttatcgaaaacaacctcggatgcatgcagatacatcagttgaagtagttcgttaaattttgaattatatcataaattaaatgtagtgttttagagttgaatttattgatctaagtttaaattgattgccattgaattgtattattgcaaacataattaagaatcccaagagttaagtcacaaagtttaaatgctaaataaaattactacgcgatctacttgcagcggacttaaacgtaccactttttgagtatgtgaaccgtccaaatacatccgaggttgtttttgaaaaaacatggccgaggagttccgaatgggccAGGGGGGACATCgatctcaaaatatttgaatacccTAGATATCGGTCGTCCAGGTGCTGAAAAAGTGCAAactattccagcgaaatggttAGGGTAATTCAAGCccagattcttatgaaactaggcttgatcgaccccagctgtgctcacatattgaaatgaacgtcaagATCAGTCGAtgtaaaatcaagaaatatttgaagaatggaaatgtttGCCGTCCAACTCCGAAAATACGTGAGAAAAGTCTTGCtattttaatttccaattattcGTTATTTTTAATTAGCTAATGCCATCCAAAACCAATGtgttatgtctcatttttttttcaatttaattccgcccccccccccccccaggtccggtaaatagtggggactttgacttctgGTCCAGCCAAGCCGACCAAAGTACTCACTCTGCGGGAAGGAACTGCTCatgaaacccccgccaaatgcccctgcacccaaGGAAATCtatgtaaggcccattcccccgctatatttggtgggaagacaaaaccaccgcattcagccggcactgcggggccagctagtaggtaaaaacacggccaatttccctggctatccccggtatacccccggacctggaggggggcgtggttgaaattgacaggtgcataagtcattgacaaatttgtctaaatgacaaaacatgtgTATCATACAGGATAGGACATGGTTGAAAATTGCCCCAGTGAAAAATAATTACCCTCTGGCAGTTATTCTTCGCACGGGGGcgattatcaaccaaaagccatggtcaaccatgtattatttttatgatttacataataatgttataatatataatattttaataatattaatttatttttcaacttcaGTAAACCTCACCATGAAATGTTCCCTTACTTCATAAAccttggaatattttttaaaatatttttttagaagtATTCAATATGCCAGAAATATTACCTGTTTTCTGACTGAAGCAttagaaatgaaatacacatgaaaactAAGGTCCTTATCgattatatacattaaaaaatgatgCTTTTATGATACTGTCCGATTACAGCCGATTAATCGGATAATCGATCGATCAGGGTTTCCGATTAATCGATTATGAAAATCCAAGCCGATTGCCCATCACTACTAATAACCTACTAATAACCTTTACCATTTTAGTGGTCTGTATATAGTGTGTAtacaccacgtgataaattacgtcatatatcctatgtcggaaggcaatattttgcttaaaatgaaaacttaaaacaaaggtaacttttcttttactacaccattttaaatgaaacaaatggcaCTCTATGCGGattaaagagccccaccttcgaTAGGTGAtaagtttcttcaaacacttgaaacaaaaacaaacctgtttccaaaataatgtttcgacAATGCTCTATCAGGCGGCGGTtctgtgaaaaggtttgtcgaagtgttttaagaaactaaaccctcaatcaaactctggaaGAATATaaaaggcggggctctgtaagcagcgtagactgcgctcatgtttcatttaaagttatctttgtttcaagtctatattcatagcaaaatattgccttcagatgtagcatttatgacacaaattatcgcgtggtatacacatactgataCTATTGTGTAAAATATTCTCTACgtgggccagccactgtttatatttacCGCTTTACCTGATCAAAATGAATAACGGCTGAATGCTGAtttactgatataaaaatattggcaaatttgaaatatactgcgttctcattggacaaaaagaaaatgatgaccaaataaaaatgatgaccaaataaaaaaagataatttccAGAGATAATAGTTTGATGATTATTGATTGAATAAGATTATATTAGACACTATGTTTAGACCTGAGTTGTATATCAGTATTACACCATACTGATGTATTTTTATGAGCAATATTAACACCCTGTACTGCCGAGCCTAAACAAATAGtgagatgaaaataaaattaggtTTTTACAATATGTTTACCAGAATGTACtctaaattatattataaagtgAAACGTTAAGGCCAAGAAAAGGTTTTCAAATAGTCCCAGGTCATTTCATTACAGTGTGAGTGCATCAAGATTCTCAAAgataccatattggtgatgaattCCATACTGATACATTAACGATGATTCCATATTGGTGATGTGTTCCAAAAAACACACTAACCatgataccatattggtgatgagtttCATACTGATAAATTAACCATGATACCGAATTAGTGATGAGTTCCATACTGATACATTGACCatgataccatattggtgatAAGTTCCATACTGATACATTAACCATGATACTatattggtgatgagttccaTACTGATACATTGACCatgataccatattggtgatgagttccaTACTGATACATTGACCatgataccatattggtgatAAGTTCCATACTGATACATTAACCATGATACTatattggtgatgagttccaTACTGATACATTGACCatgataccatattggtgatgTGTTCCAAAAAACACACTAACCatgataccatattggtgatgTGTTCCAAAAAACACACTAACCatgataccatattggtgatgagtttCATACCGATAAATTAACCATGATACCGAATTGGTGATGAGCTCCATAATAATACATTAACCATGATACCATATTATTGATGTGTTCCATAATAACACACTGACCATGGTACCATATTGGTGAGGGGTTCCATTATAATACATATACCATGATACCATATTGATGATGGTTTTCATTATGATACATTTACCatgataccatattggtgatgagttccaTAATAGTACATTAACCAGgataccatattggtgatgagatccataataaaacatttatcatgataccatattggtgatgagtttCATACTGATACATTTACCatgataccatattggtgatAAGGTCCATAATAATACACTAACCatgataccatattggtgatAAGGTCCATAATAATACACTAACCatgataccatattggtgatgagATCCATAATAGTACATTAACCAGgataccatattggtgatgagtttCATAATAGTACATTAACCAGgataccatattggtgatgagatccataataaaatatttaccatgatattatattggtgatgagttcaTCATAAACAATTAGCCatgataccatattggtgatgagatccataataaaacattagCCATGATACCATATTGTTGATGAGATCCATAATAGAATATTCACCatgataccatattggtgattagatccataataaaatatttaccatgatattatattggtgatgagttcaTCATAAACAATTAGCCatgataccatattggtgatgagatccataataaaacattagCCATGATACCATATTGTTGATGAGATCCATAATAGAATATTCACCatgataccatattggtgatgagttccataataaaatatttaccatgATATTATATTGGTGATGAGatccataataaaatatttaccatgatattatattggtgatgagttcaTCATAAACAATTAGCCatgataccatattggtgatgagATCCATAATAGAATATTCACCatgataccatattggtgatgagttccataataaaacattgaccatgataccatattggtgatgagttccataataaaatattagccatgataccatattggtgatgagttccataataaaatattcaccatgataccatattggtgatgagttccaTAATAGTACATTAACCTTGATACCATATTGTTGATGAGATCCATAATAGAATATTCACCatgataccatattggtgatgagttccataataaaatattcaccatgataccatattggtgatgggttccataataaaatattcaccatgataccatattggtgatgagttccataataaaatattcaccatgataccatattggtgatgagttccataataaaatattcaccatgataccatattggtgatgagttccctaataaaatattcaccatgataccatattggtgatgggttccataataaaatattcaccatgATACCATACTGGTGTTTGGTGccataaatacatattaaccatgataccatattggtgatgggttccataataaaatattcaccatgataccatattggtgatgggttccctaataaaatattcaccattataccatattggtgatgagttccataataaaatattcaccatgataccatattggtgatgagttccctaataaaatattcaccatgataccatattggtgatgagttccataataaaatattcaccatgataccatattggtgatgagttccataataaaacattagCCATGATACCATATTGTTGATGAGATCCATAATAGAATATTCACCatgataccatattggtgatgagttccaTAATAGTACATTAACCTtgataccatattggtgatgagtttcataataaaatattcaccatgatatcatattggtgatgagttccataataaaatattcaccatgataccatattggtgatgagttccaTAATAGTACATTAACCTtgataccatattggtgatgagttccataataaaatattagccatgataccatattggtgatgagttccataataaaatattcaccatgataccatattggtgatgagttccaTAATAGTACATTAACCTtgataccatattggtgatgagttccataataaaatattagccATGATAtcatattggtgatgagttccctaataaaatattcaccatgataccatattggtgatgagttccataataaaatattcaccatgataccatattggtgatgagttccctaataaaatattcaccatgataccatattggtgatgagttccataataaaacattagCCATGATACCTtattggtgatgagttccctaataaaatattcaccatgATACCATATTGTTGATGGGttccataataaaatattcaccatgataccatattggtgatgagttccctaataaaatattcaccatgataccatattggtgatgagttccctaataaaatattcaccatgataccatattggtgatgagttccataataaaatattcaccatgatatcatattggtgatgagttccaTAATAGTACATTAACCTtgataccatattggtgatgagttccaTAATAGTACATTAACCatgataccatattggtgatgagttcaataataaaaacattaagcaggataccatattggtgatgagtttCATAATAGTACATTAACCTtgataccatattggtgatgagtttcataataaaatattcaccatgatatcatattggtgatgagttccaTAATAGTACATTAACCTtgataccatattggtgatgagttccaTAATAGTACATTAACCatgataccatattggtgatgagttcaataataaaaacattaagcaggataccatattggtgatgagatccataataaaatatttaccatgatatcatattggtgatgagttcatcataaaaaattagccatgataccatattggtgatgagatccataataaaatatttaccatgatatcatattggtgatgagttccataataaaacattagccatgataccatattggtgatgagttccataatagaatattcaccatgataccatattggtgatTAGATCCATAATAGAATATTAACCTtgataccatattggtgatTAGATCCATAATAGAATATTAACCTtgataccatattggtgatgagttccaTAATAGAATATTAACCTtgataccatattggtgatgagttcaATAATAGTACATTAACCatgataccatattggtgatgagttcatcataaaaaattagccatgataccatattggtgatgagttccataataaaacattaaccttgataccatattggtgatgagttccataatagaatattcaccatgataccatattggtgatTAGATCCATAATAGAATATTAACCTtgataccatattggtgatTAGATCCATAATAGAATATTAACCTtgataccatattggtgatgagttccaTAATAGAATATTAACCTtgataccatattggtgatgagttcaATAATAGAATATTTACCATGATATCATACTGGTGATGAGttccataataaaatatttaccatgATATCATACTGGTGATGAGATccacaataaaatatttaccatgATATCATACTGGTGATGAGttccataataaaacattagccatgataccatattggtgatgagatccacaataaaatatttaccatgATATCATACTGGTGATGAGttccataataaaacattagCCATGATACCATATTGTTGATGAGATCCATAATAGAATATTCACCatgataccatattggtgatTAGATCCATAATAGAATATTAACCTtgataccatattggtgatgagttccataataaaaacattaagcaggataccatattggtgatgagttccataataaaacattaaccttgataccatattggtgatgagttcaATAATAGTACATTAACCatgataccatattggtgatgagatccacaataaaatatttaccatgatatcatattggtgatgagttcatcataaaaaattagccatgataccatattggtgatgagATCCATAATAGAATATTCACCatgataccatattggtgatgagttccataataaaacattagccatgataccatattggtgatTAGATCCATAATAGAATATTCACCatgataccatattggtgatgagttccataataaaacattaaccttgataccatattggtgatgagttcaataataaaaacattaagcaggataccatattggtgatgagttccaTAATAGTACATTAACCAGgataccatattggtgatgagttccctaataaaatattcaccattataccatattggtgatgagttccctaataaaatattcaccatgataccatattggtgatgagttccctaataaaatattcaccatgataccata
Proteins encoded in this window:
- the LOC128235609 gene encoding uncharacterized protein LOC128235609 → MLRADVNDVIYRSSLRLSRVLDDIGISKNIVDMRRETYALMEKLNNEVSEARGWNFKHFYVGSQREGSVIPGTASDVDILSCNRDVSVWRDWADWENGRDNRRILQPSYLPPQHCVVQLIRDDKPLPIRNVDNTPPGVARYCHVDDRGRILLLNTYLDHEFARIYENVGLMLRKTGPSKGWCRELDFVPWNKCRSVPDTCMTWIDRRRPGHWPTLAMLEEAKTIDWFIIPAGHPDSPTQGLEWRFAPNLIERMLFLSLRNVHVKCYVVLKMIKETIFKPLVGGNLTSFHLKTVLFRTVEQTPDDLWNEENLIKCIHSCIITLYRFLKAGVCPHFILTGLDVFAGKLRKHEQIRLANVVRTALGDGLESLIYRLPEVGARLSRLNNTGRYLHGEFPSRYQRHKSICDKLDNQRVKCIRWKNQMTE